In the genome of Nitrospirota bacterium, one region contains:
- a CDS encoding (Fe-S)-binding protein encodes MNPEEKYHKELKKCVRCGSCKATCPTYSLKHSEPLGPRGRLRLLWALSSGELEPTQAMADRVFSCLLCGACSRQCSAGVNILEAMYYGRGVLREADRGGRTLRRVLRFVLKRPGLSFRFFRLTQPFLGPLLARTGLAEGTLKPAEYTLKDVGTVFSPADIRDKRGRVLLFSGCSVNYVYPHLGESFIRVCNALGYEVVLPKREVCCGAPLRALGLTDDAVKFARRNIEALKGLKADAIVSLCPTCVITLGEHYRELTGDGIDAVDAVTFLSDKIKAKPALDVRAAYHDPCHALYGLGQYAEPRELLRSIGVDIVDMEKGCCGMAGTFSLSFRALSDALLKRRVEEFEKTGAEILVTSCPGCLFQLSKSVPSARVFHAIEVVEEGLLK; translated from the coding sequence ATGAACCCTGAGGAAAAGTATCATAAAGAGCTGAAGAAATGTGTCCGTTGCGGAAGCTGTAAGGCCACATGTCCCACCTATTCCCTGAAGCATTCAGAACCCCTTGGTCCCCGTGGTCGGTTAAGACTTTTGTGGGCGCTTTCCTCCGGAGAACTGGAGCCCACACAGGCCATGGCCGACAGGGTTTTCAGTTGTCTCCTCTGTGGTGCGTGCAGCCGGCAGTGTTCAGCCGGTGTGAATATTCTGGAAGCCATGTATTACGGAAGGGGAGTTTTGAGAGAGGCGGACAGGGGGGGGCGTACCCTGAGACGTGTCCTGAGGTTTGTGCTGAAGAGGCCGGGTCTCAGTTTCAGGTTTTTCAGGTTGACCCAGCCGTTTCTTGGTCCCCTGCTTGCCCGGACAGGGCTTGCAGAGGGGACATTGAAGCCGGCGGAATATACATTGAAAGATGTGGGCACAGTCTTCAGTCCTGCCGATATCAGGGATAAAAGGGGCAGGGTCCTTCTGTTTTCCGGCTGCAGTGTCAACTATGTATACCCCCATCTGGGAGAGTCTTTTATCAGGGTCTGTAATGCACTTGGTTATGAGGTGGTGTTACCAAAGAGGGAGGTATGCTGCGGTGCGCCCCTGCGGGCTTTGGGATTGACGGATGATGCCGTGAAATTTGCCCGCAGAAATATCGAGGCATTAAAAGGATTAAAGGCAGATGCAATCGTCTCATTATGCCCTACGTGTGTGATTACACTGGGAGAACATTACCGGGAGTTGACAGGTGATGGTATTGATGCCGTTGATGCAGTCACTTTTCTGTCCGACAAGATCAAGGCAAAACCGGCCCTTGATGTAAGGGCAGCCTATCACGACCCCTGCCATGCGCTTTACGGTCTGGGGCAGTATGCTGAGCCAAGGGAATTGTTGAGGTCAATAGGTGTTGATATTGTGGATATGGAGAAGGGTTGCTGCGGGATGGCCGGCACGTTTTCGCTCTCGTTCAGGGCCCTCTCCGACGCACTCTTGAAGAGGCGGGTTGAGGAGTTTGAAAAGACAGGGGCGGAAATACTCGTCACCTCATGCCCCGGATGCCTCTTCCAGTTATCAAAGTCCGTCCCGTCTGCACGGGTTTTTCATGCCATAGAGGTTGTTGAAGAGGGATTGTTGAAATAA
- a CDS encoding zinc ribbon domain-containing protein — protein MPIYEYECRDCKAEFEMLVFGSRKVTCPECSSENVRKKVSVFGMSGVDKPFAGSSGCSSCSSGSSCSSCH, from the coding sequence ATGCCGATTTATGAATATGAGTGCCGGGACTGTAAGGCCGAGTTTGAGATGCTCGTGTTTGGCTCCCGGAAGGTGACGTGCCCGGAGTGCAGCAGTGAGAATGTCAGGAAGAAAGTCTCTGTATTTGGGATGAGCGGTGTGGATAAGCCCTTTGCCGGTTCATCAGGCTGTTCTTCGTGCAGCAGCGGCAGTTCCTGCAGTAGCTGTCATTGA
- the larE gene encoding ATP-dependent sacrificial sulfur transferase LarE: MQRYKKLLSILRSLDSAVVACSGGVDSTLLIKAAKDSNIKALAVTGKSPTTPSADLNEAISMASEIGLPHRIIQTSEMQRREFRENNRERCFFCKDTLFGELKTLALKEGYQWVVEGSNLDDLKDYRPGLRARDLHGVRSPLIEARFTKEDIREISKALGLRTWNRPASPCLSSRFPYGFPITEEELIMVEEAESFLKSLGFSGFRVRHHGDLARIEVRVEDVGRFFDPFLRKDVVAYLRGLGYKYISLDLEGFKSGKLNR, translated from the coding sequence ATGCAACGATATAAAAAACTGCTGAGCATACTGAGAAGTCTTGACAGTGCAGTTGTCGCCTGCTCCGGGGGTGTTGACAGCACCCTCCTCATAAAGGCCGCAAAAGACAGCAACATAAAGGCCCTTGCAGTTACCGGGAAGTCACCAACCACACCTTCTGCTGACCTGAATGAGGCCATCTCTATGGCCTCGGAAATAGGGCTTCCGCACCGTATTATTCAGACCTCCGAGATGCAGAGGCGGGAGTTCAGGGAGAATAACCGGGAGAGGTGTTTCTTTTGCAAGGATACACTCTTTGGCGAACTGAAAACCCTTGCCCTCAAAGAGGGGTATCAGTGGGTTGTTGAGGGGAGCAACCTTGACGACCTGAAGGATTACCGGCCCGGACTGAGGGCAAGAGACCTGCACGGTGTCAGGAGCCCCCTTATAGAGGCGCGGTTTACAAAGGAGGATATCAGGGAGATATCAAAGGCCCTTGGCCTTAGGACCTGGAACCGGCCGGCCTCACCGTGTCTTTCTTCAAGATTCCCCTACGGGTTTCCGATAACCGAAGAGGAGCTTATAATGGTGGAGGAGGCAGAGTCCTTTCTCAAAAGCCTGGGATTCAGCGGCTTCAGGGTGAGGCATCATGGTGACCTGGCAAGGATAGAGGTGCGCGTGGAGGATGTCGGGAGGTTTTTTGACCCCTTTCTGAGGAAGGACGTGGTTGCATATCTGAGGGGTCTTGGCTATAAATATATCTCCCTTGATCTTGAGGGGTTTAAGAGCGGCAAGCTGAACAGATAG
- a CDS encoding GDP-mannose 4,6-dehydratase produces MKRVLLTGAAGLIGNRITHLLLEQGHEVTGIDNMNDYYDPRLKEWRLETLSQYKNFSVFRADITDLVFLKDLFTKHPFDVVINMAARAGVRASVEDPWVYLDTNIKGTLNLLECCRDVGIKKVIQASTSSLYSFNEMPFVETQRSDTPLSPYGATKKGAEVLSYTYHYLFGINVTIPRYFTVYGPAGRPDMSIFKFMRNIDTNKPIPVFGDGKQTRDFTYIDDIAEGTVRCIDLEGYEIINFGNDNSVQLMYVINLIEDALGKKAEIKWLERHPADVTATWAGIEKAKKMLGWRPVVKIEEGIEKTVRWYRDNRDFILSLKEVA; encoded by the coding sequence ATGAAACGAGTGCTGCTTACAGGTGCTGCCGGGCTTATAGGTAACAGGATAACCCACCTGCTGCTTGAACAGGGTCATGAAGTGACCGGCATTGACAATATGAACGATTATTATGATCCGCGGCTGAAGGAGTGGAGACTTGAAACCCTTTCGCAGTATAAAAACTTCTCTGTCTTCAGGGCAGACATCACTGACCTGGTCTTTCTGAAAGACCTGTTTACAAAACACCCTTTTGATGTAGTCATAAACATGGCGGCAAGGGCAGGAGTCAGGGCATCTGTGGAAGACCCGTGGGTCTATCTCGACACCAATATAAAGGGCACCCTCAACCTCCTCGAATGCTGCAGGGACGTTGGCATAAAAAAGGTCATCCAGGCCTCGACTTCAAGCCTGTACAGCTTTAACGAGATGCCCTTTGTGGAGACCCAGCGGAGCGATACCCCGCTTTCACCCTATGGAGCAACCAAGAAGGGGGCGGAAGTGCTCAGTTACACCTACCACTACCTCTTTGGAATCAATGTAACGATACCAAGGTATTTTACTGTTTACGGGCCTGCCGGAAGGCCGGACATGAGCATATTCAAGTTCATGAGAAATATCGACACCAACAAGCCGATTCCTGTTTTCGGAGATGGTAAACAGACAAGGGACTTTACATATATTGACGATATAGCTGAAGGGACTGTCAGGTGTATTGACCTTGAGGGTTATGAGATAATAAACTTCGGAAACGACAACTCGGTGCAGCTTATGTATGTCATAAACCTTATAGAAGATGCCCTTGGGAAAAAGGCTGAAATAAAATGGCTGGAGCGCCATCCTGCTGATGTGACGGCTACCTGGGCCGGGATTGAAAAGGCAAAGAAAATGCTCGGGTGGAGACCGGTGGTCAAGATCGAGGAAGGCATTGAAAAAACCGTAAGGTGGTACAGGGACAACAGGGATTTCATCCTGTCCCTGAAGGAGGTAGCTTGA